In Methanosarcina barkeri MS, a single window of DNA contains:
- a CDS encoding ferritin-like domain-containing protein, whose amino-acid sequence MTLEEILKNTFKGETTEVGWYLAMSKIAEREGFPDVAVYLRQVAMDEAWHATEVAEILGLVKESTLENLEMMFEGEGKAEIEKAEAAELAKKEGNTKAALFFEKASMDEARHKAGLNGFLKRMRKQQ is encoded by the coding sequence ATGACTCTTGAAGAAATTCTAAAAAACACATTTAAAGGAGAGACTACTGAAGTTGGCTGGTATCTCGCAATGTCAAAGATTGCTGAGCGGGAAGGATTCCCGGATGTTGCGGTTTACCTACGTCAGGTCGCCATGGACGAGGCCTGGCATGCCACCGAGGTAGCTGAAATCTTGGGACTTGTTAAAGAATCAACTCTTGAAAATCTGGAAATGATGTTTGAAGGAGAGGGTAAAGCCGAAATTGAGAAAGCTGAAGCGGCAGAATTAGCCAAGAAAGAAGGCAATACAAAAGCTGCTCTTTTCTTTGAAAAGGCATCTATGGATGAAGCCAGGCATAAAGCAGGGCTTAACGGATTCCTGAAAAGGATGAGAAAACAGCAATAA
- a CDS encoding DUF424 domain-containing protein: MYIKIYKNGEHVLVAACDKEVLGKTLKHGNTVVEISRAFYEGEHVSEEELKKALEEATTANLFGERTIKFGIKCGLIDPDSVIIIDGVPHAQIFRI, translated from the coding sequence ATGTATATAAAAATATATAAAAATGGGGAGCATGTGCTTGTTGCGGCCTGCGATAAGGAAGTGCTCGGAAAGACCCTGAAACACGGCAATACCGTAGTGGAGATCAGCAGGGCCTTTTATGAAGGGGAACACGTTTCCGAAGAAGAACTCAAGAAAGCCCTTGAAGAAGCTACGACTGCAAACCTCTTTGGAGAAAGAACAATTAAGTTTGGTATAAAATGCGGGTTGATTGATCCGGATTCAGTAATAATAATTGACGGCGTACCTCATGCCCAGATCTTCAGGATCTAA
- a CDS encoding coiled-coil protein gives MTNDVSSTEIATADLSNLNERELKGKVNELRSKIEKSERQLASIFKELKINRTDIDELREKRDSLNHQVKERVAKAQGLRDKRDEINKAIREYKGKRSDVNSKTQELFSGIAGLKEQRDEYNKCSHGSVESLTKAYEAELDSFLNKELPLTVEIKIFQKLNDLEKRLQAAKKANDLHAQIQESYKESKGIHKRGDELHEKIQALSDESQTCHLEMLENFKSADEIRKEANTYHAQLTDKITNINSIKEKIDPLKTNIANNRKELSLYLDRLKDLQLMKEENKANQKHSDAREKLQKNARMSLEDLKLLIEKGDVKFSNE, from the coding sequence ATGACCAACGACGTTTCAAGCACAGAAATTGCAACGGCCGACCTTTCAAACCTTAACGAACGGGAGCTGAAGGGCAAGGTAAACGAGCTCAGGAGCAAGATAGAGAAAAGCGAAAGGCAGTTGGCATCGATTTTTAAGGAACTGAAGATTAACAGGACCGATATCGACGAGCTGAGAGAAAAGAGAGACTCTCTGAACCATCAGGTTAAGGAAAGGGTTGCAAAAGCACAGGGACTAAGAGATAAGCGGGACGAGATTAACAAAGCAATCAGGGAGTATAAGGGAAAAAGAAGTGATGTAAACTCAAAGACTCAAGAACTGTTTTCAGGAATTGCTGGACTTAAGGAACAGCGGGACGAATACAATAAATGTTCCCATGGAAGTGTGGAATCCCTCACAAAGGCTTATGAAGCCGAACTTGACTCTTTTCTAAATAAAGAACTGCCTCTTACAGTGGAAATAAAAATATTCCAGAAACTCAACGACCTTGAGAAACGTCTGCAAGCTGCAAAGAAGGCAAATGACCTGCATGCTCAAATCCAGGAAAGCTATAAAGAATCAAAAGGAATTCATAAGAGAGGAGATGAACTCCACGAAAAGATTCAGGCTCTCTCAGACGAATCTCAGACCTGCCACCTGGAAATGCTCGAAAATTTTAAGTCTGCAGACGAAATCCGAAAAGAAGCAAATACATATCATGCCCAGCTTACGGATAAAATCACAAATATAAACTCAATTAAAGAAAAAATCGACCCGCTTAAGACCAACATTGCTAATAACCGGAAGGAACTCTCCTTATATCTGGACAGGTTAAAAGACCTGCAACTTATGAAAGAAGAAAATAAAGCAAACCAAAAACACAGCGACGCCCGCGAAAAACTTCAGAAAAACGCTCGTATGAGCCTTGAAGATCTTAAGCTCCTTATCGAGAAGGGAGACGTTAAATTCTCCAATGAGTAA
- a CDS encoding minichromosome maintenance protein MCM, with protein sequence MTETESKWDEKLKRFFKDYYWNEILQLANEYPDQRSLSVDFTDIEKFDRELSKEFLDHPEELIKAAEAALKEIDLPVEKSLEEAHVRVIRIPNRIPIRDLRSKHLSRFIAIEGMIRKATEVRPRITKAAFECLRCGHITFVDQNSFKFEEPFAGCEDENCGKKGPFKVRIEDSTFIDAQKLQIQESPENLKGGSQPQSLEVDSEDDLTGNVTPGDRVIINGILKSRQRTLKDGKSTFYDLVLEANSIEHLDKDYDELEITAEDEEEILELSHDPEIYNKIISSVAPSIYGYEDIKEALALQLFSGVVKNLPDGSRIRGDIHIMLVGDPGIAKSQLLRYVVKLSPRGVFTSGRSASASGLTAAAVKDDLNDGRWTIEGGALVMADMGIAAVDEMDKMKTEDKSALHEAMEQQTISIAKAGIIATLKSRCALLGAANPKYGRFDRYESLAEQISMPPALLSRFDLIFVLLDTPDHNMDTKIANHILQSHYAGELFEQRERLPGSHIKEDFVEAEMEVIEPVIQPELMRKYVAYARKNVFPVMEEDAKAYLISFYTDLRKTGESKNTPVPVTARQLEALVRLSEASARVRLSNTVTLEDAKRTIRIEMNCLKNVGVDPETGVLDADILASGTSMSQRNKIKILRDIIKKVSEKHPGAKAPLEEVYAIAENEHGIDRVHAEENIKKMKQRGDLLSPDQNHIRLV encoded by the coding sequence ATGACTGAAACAGAAAGCAAGTGGGATGAAAAGCTAAAGAGGTTTTTTAAAGACTATTACTGGAATGAAATCCTCCAGCTTGCAAACGAGTATCCAGATCAGCGAAGCCTTAGCGTGGATTTTACGGATATAGAGAAGTTTGACAGAGAGCTTTCAAAAGAATTCCTTGACCATCCAGAAGAACTTATAAAGGCGGCTGAGGCTGCCCTGAAAGAAATCGACCTTCCTGTAGAAAAAAGCCTGGAAGAGGCTCATGTAAGGGTAATAAGAATCCCAAACCGAATACCTATAAGAGATTTAAGAAGCAAGCACCTCTCGCGCTTTATTGCAATCGAGGGTATGATAAGGAAAGCAACTGAGGTGAGACCAAGAATTACTAAAGCTGCTTTTGAGTGCCTCAGGTGTGGACATATTACTTTTGTGGACCAAAACAGCTTCAAATTCGAGGAGCCCTTTGCAGGTTGTGAAGACGAAAATTGTGGAAAGAAGGGGCCCTTTAAGGTAAGGATAGAGGATTCCACCTTTATCGATGCGCAGAAACTGCAGATCCAGGAATCGCCTGAAAACCTGAAAGGAGGTTCACAGCCTCAGAGCCTTGAGGTGGACTCTGAAGATGACCTGACAGGAAATGTCACCCCCGGAGATAGGGTTATAATTAATGGAATCCTGAAATCGAGACAGCGCACTCTGAAAGATGGGAAATCTACCTTTTATGATCTTGTGTTAGAAGCAAATTCCATAGAGCACCTTGATAAGGATTATGACGAACTCGAAATAACTGCCGAAGATGAAGAAGAGATCCTTGAACTTTCCCATGATCCTGAGATTTATAACAAAATTATTAGTTCTGTTGCGCCTTCGATCTACGGATACGAGGACATAAAAGAAGCTCTTGCCCTTCAACTGTTTTCTGGAGTTGTGAAAAACCTTCCTGACGGTTCCAGAATAAGAGGCGATATACATATTATGCTTGTAGGAGACCCAGGAATTGCAAAATCCCAGCTCCTGCGCTATGTTGTCAAACTTTCCCCTAGAGGAGTTTTTACTTCAGGGAGGAGCGCATCGGCAAGCGGTTTGACTGCGGCTGCCGTAAAAGATGACCTCAACGATGGTCGATGGACGATCGAAGGCGGTGCCCTTGTCATGGCTGATATGGGGATCGCTGCGGTTGACGAAATGGACAAAATGAAAACCGAGGATAAAAGTGCCCTGCATGAGGCAATGGAACAGCAGACGATAAGTATTGCCAAAGCGGGAATTATTGCCACTCTTAAATCCCGCTGTGCCCTCCTGGGAGCTGCAAATCCGAAATATGGACGTTTTGACAGGTATGAGAGCCTTGCAGAGCAGATAAGTATGCCACCTGCACTGCTTTCCCGTTTTGACCTTATCTTTGTTTTGCTTGATACTCCTGACCATAATATGGACACTAAAATTGCAAACCATATTCTGCAGTCTCATTATGCAGGAGAACTCTTCGAGCAGCGGGAGAGACTTCCCGGCTCTCATATTAAGGAAGATTTTGTCGAAGCCGAAATGGAAGTTATCGAGCCTGTAATTCAGCCTGAACTCATGCGAAAATACGTTGCCTATGCCCGGAAAAACGTGTTTCCTGTAATGGAGGAAGATGCAAAAGCTTACCTGATAAGTTTTTATACGGACCTTCGAAAAACCGGAGAGAGCAAAAATACCCCTGTGCCCGTAACTGCGAGACAGCTTGAAGCGCTTGTCCGCCTCTCGGAAGCAAGCGCAAGAGTCCGCCTGAGCAATACGGTCACGCTTGAAGATGCAAAAAGAACTATCAGAATCGAGATGAATTGCCTGAAAAACGTAGGTGTTGACCCCGAAACCGGAGTCCTTGATGCAGATATACTTGCATCTGGAACAAGCATGAGCCAGAGAAACAAGATAAAAATCCTGAGAGATATAATTAAGAAGGTAAGTGAGAAGCATCCGGGAGCTAAAGCCCCTCTCGAAGAGGTTTATGCCATAGCTGAAAACGAACACGGAATAGACAGGGTTCATGCCGAAGAGAACATTAAGAAAATGAAGCAAAGAGGAGACCTGCTTTCTCCAGACCAGAACCATATAAGGCTTGTTTAA
- a CDS encoding RNA methyltransferase, whose amino-acid sequence MSLKIRVVLVEPMYQGNVGSVARAMKNFGYNDLVLVNPCKLEGEARAMSSHARDVLEGARIVSTLEEAVKGANLSIGTTGVASLKTGEHIRLPLYTSRELKERLKDCSGTIAILFGREDTGFRNDELKSFDMLFTIPTFEIYPIMNLSHAVAVVLYELSDLEGGNSPLADGFDLQLLYEHMEKLLEEIDYPPHKKDKTYLMLRRIFGRAGLTPREVQTLRGVIKKTERKMGYALNEPESQETEVSASIEKFI is encoded by the coding sequence TTGTCACTTAAGATTCGTGTAGTACTTGTAGAGCCCATGTATCAGGGAAATGTCGGATCTGTTGCAAGAGCAATGAAGAACTTTGGATATAATGACCTGGTGCTTGTAAATCCCTGTAAACTCGAAGGAGAAGCAAGAGCCATGTCATCGCATGCAAGAGATGTCCTTGAAGGAGCAAGAATTGTCTCAACGCTTGAAGAGGCTGTGAAAGGCGCAAACCTGAGTATAGGAACTACAGGGGTAGCAAGCCTGAAAACCGGAGAACACATCCGTCTTCCACTCTATACATCCAGAGAGCTCAAAGAGAGACTGAAAGATTGCAGCGGCACGATTGCAATTCTTTTCGGGCGCGAAGACACAGGTTTCCGGAACGATGAGCTAAAAAGTTTTGATATGCTTTTTACGATTCCAACTTTTGAAATATATCCGATTATGAATCTATCACATGCCGTTGCAGTGGTGCTTTATGAACTCTCGGACCTGGAAGGAGGAAACAGTCCGCTTGCTGATGGGTTTGATCTCCAGCTTTTATACGAGCATATGGAAAAATTACTGGAGGAAATCGATTATCCTCCTCATAAAAAAGACAAAACTTATCTGATGCTGCGGAGAATATTCGGAAGGGCAGGTCTAACCCCCAGGGAAGTTCAGACTTTAAGGGGCGTAATAAAAAAAACCGAGCGAAAAATGGGATACGCATTAAACGAGCCTGAAAGTCAGGAAACAGAAGTTTCGGCCAGTATAGAAAAGTTCATATGA
- a CDS encoding S-layer protein domain-containing protein, with amino-acid sequence MHGPGKQRRKEVKEANLVSVFFFFLLISLCLSVFYSISPALAAAGKEKLSIIPADKEKLSVIPAGKEKLSIIPADKDSLSIIAINGEEIYIRSGYSHDFIQNYQLYIKGADTEGKRVWIELSRNGVPLQDDIVTEGSQFVYSNNSTEILNLTVDTIYEGADGVLVKFSPVYQYLDPRFPVPQTPTESFDNASNNNSSSSEPGLETQAEGFDIPLFLLGLGAVLLVTGLFAGKGKKK; translated from the coding sequence ATGCACGGTCCAGGTAAACAAAGAAGAAAGGAAGTTAAGGAGGCAAACCTTGTTTCTGTATTTTTCTTTTTCCTCCTTATCTCCTTATGCCTCTCAGTCTTTTACTCGATATCACCTGCTTTAGCTGCTGCCGGTAAAGAAAAGCTTTCCATTATTCCTGCCGATAAAGAAAAGCTTTCTGTTATTCCTGCCGGTAAAGAAAAGCTTTCCATTATTCCTGCCGATAAAGACAGCCTTTCTATTATTGCTATTAATGGAGAGGAAATTTATATCCGATCAGGCTACTCCCATGACTTTATACAGAACTATCAGCTTTACATAAAAGGCGCAGATACCGAAGGCAAAAGAGTCTGGATTGAACTTAGCAGGAACGGAGTTCCCCTTCAGGATGATATCGTTACTGAAGGCTCTCAATTTGTATATTCTAATAACTCTACGGAAATCCTTAATCTTACCGTGGATACGATATACGAAGGAGCAGATGGAGTACTTGTAAAGTTTTCACCTGTATATCAGTATCTTGACCCCAGGTTTCCTGTGCCTCAAACGCCAACCGAATCTTTTGACAACGCTTCGAATAATAACTCTTCTTCCTCTGAACCTGGACTGGAAACTCAAGCTGAGGGCTTTGATATACCTCTCTTCCTCCTTGGGTTGGGGGCCGTGCTTCTAGTGACAGGTCTCTTTGCAGGAAAAGGTAAGAAAAAATAA